From Falco cherrug isolate bFalChe1 chromosome 4, bFalChe1.pri, whole genome shotgun sequence, one genomic window encodes:
- the ADAMTSL5 gene encoding ADAMTS-like protein 5 isoform X2 has product MRGGMAGWGVRGGSGGPHDAGCRWPWQLLLLAWLSLGCSVGTAQGPALGTLAGIPEPPAPAQPRRQLAPGAWGPWGPWTPCSSSCGDGVTVRTRRCLRSTEEEPCTGDPRQYRLCQLQGCPSGSVPFRAMQCSLYDNKPVLGTPVRYRWVPFHGAPNVCDLNCLAMGHNFYYTFGRVLDGTRCSPGSPDLCVGGRCLSVGCDGILGSGTRSDACGQCGGGHEMCLFVHRLFQGADPSSGYFGYMNVTTIPAGATHIKVTDKSRNYLALMTSDGRYVLNGDWSIAWPGPYEVAGTQLRYTRAPNGTESLEAPGPTDEDLHVMLCPCPCRSCCRSTTLASSTSSGCPAGTPSPAMVMPAPCGSPSPGGLGAPLPRSPWSPQPPCHCPSPGALPRSCHQEAPLAGAGTGLPQGDAGGAARPRDVLSASDTSARATSSSRAGSWRGAW; this is encoded by the exons ATGAGGGGCGGCATGGCCGGGTGGGGGGTTCGGGGAGGCTCCGGGGGACCCCACGATGCCGG GTGCCGGTGGccgtggcagctgctgctcctggcctggctcagcctgggctgcagcgTTGGCACAGCACAG ggcccagccctggggacactggCGGGGATCcccgagcccccagcccctgctcagcCCCGCCGGCAGCTGGCCCCGGGCGCCTGGGGGCCCTGGGGACCCTGgaccccctgctccagctcctgcgGGGATGGCGTCACCGTCCGCACCCGGAGGTGCCTGCG GTCCACTGAGGAGGAGCCGTGCACAGGTGACCCACGGCAGTACCggctctgccagctccag gGCTGCCCCAGCGGCTCGGTGCCTTTCCGTGCCATGCAATGCTCCCTCTATGACAACAAGCCTGTCCTGGGCACGCCGGTGCGGTACCGCTGGGTGCCCTTCCATGGAG CCCCCAATGTCTGCGACCTCAactgcctggccatggggcaCAACTTCTACTACACCTTCGGCCGGGTGCTGGACGGCAcccgctgcagccctggctccccGGACCTCTGCGTCGGTGGGCGCTgcctg AGCGTGGGCTGCGATGGGATCCTGGGCTCGGGCACGCGGTCTGACGCCTGCGGCCAGTGCGGTGGTGGCCATGAAATGTGTCTCTTCGTGCACCGCCTCTTCCAGGGCGCGGACCCTTCCTCCG GTTATTTTGGGTACATGAACGTGACCACGATCCCGGCTGGGGCCACCCACATCAAGGTGACAGACAAGAGCCGTAACTACCTCG CCCTGATGACGAGCGATGGGCGCTACGTGCTCAACGGGGACTGGTCCATTGCCTGGCCGGGGCCTTATGAGGTGGCTGGCACCCAGCTGCGCTACACCCGAGCCCCCAACGGCACCGAGAGCCTGGAGGCTCCCGGGCCCACTGATGAGGATCTGCACGTGATG CTCTGCCCCTGCCCGTGcaggtcctgctgcaggagcacaaCCCTGGCATCGAGTACGAGTTCTGGCTGCCCCGcaggcacccccagcccagccatggTGATGCCAGCCCCCtgcggcagccccagccccggggggctgggagcccccctccccaggagccCCTGGTCACCCCAGCCCCCGTgccactgccccagcccaggggctcTGCCACGGAGCTGCCACCAAGAAGCCCccctggctggagctgggacGGGGCTGCCGCAG GGCGATGCGGGAGGTGCCGCCCGACCAAGGGACGTTCTCAGCGCATCCGACACTTCTGCCAGAGCGACTTCG TCTTCCAGGGCCGGATCCTGGCGCGGCGCTTGGTAG
- the ADAMTSL5 gene encoding ADAMTS-like protein 5 isoform X1 codes for MRGGMAGWGVRGGSGGPHDAGCRWPWQLLLLAWLSLGCSVGTAQGPALGTLAGIPEPPAPAQPRRQLAPGAWGPWGPWTPCSSSCGDGVTVRTRRCLRSTEEEPCTGDPRQYRLCQLQGCPSGSVPFRAMQCSLYDNKPVLGTPVRYRWVPFHGAPNVCDLNCLAMGHNFYYTFGRVLDGTRCSPGSPDLCVGGRCLSVGCDGILGSGTRSDACGQCGGGHEMCLFVHRLFQGADPSSGYFGYMNVTTIPAGATHIKVTDKSRNYLALMTSDGRYVLNGDWSIAWPGPYEVAGTQLRYTRAPNGTESLEAPGPTDEDLHVMVLLQEHNPGIEYEFWLPRRHPQPSHGDASPLRQPQPRGAGSPPPQEPLVTPAPVPLPQPRGSATELPPRSPPGWSWDGAAAGRCGRCRPTKGRSQRIRHFCQSDFVFQGRILARRLVGQETRYEVEVQTPYRHRFPLVRREYLWVPNTCGCPPLRQGGQYLLMARRHVNYEHTLNRILLQDDGYARPWTPREDRLVREAARHCPQPQPP; via the exons ATGAGGGGCGGCATGGCCGGGTGGGGGGTTCGGGGAGGCTCCGGGGGACCCCACGATGCCGG GTGCCGGTGGccgtggcagctgctgctcctggcctggctcagcctgggctgcagcgTTGGCACAGCACAG ggcccagccctggggacactggCGGGGATCcccgagcccccagcccctgctcagcCCCGCCGGCAGCTGGCCCCGGGCGCCTGGGGGCCCTGGGGACCCTGgaccccctgctccagctcctgcgGGGATGGCGTCACCGTCCGCACCCGGAGGTGCCTGCG GTCCACTGAGGAGGAGCCGTGCACAGGTGACCCACGGCAGTACCggctctgccagctccag gGCTGCCCCAGCGGCTCGGTGCCTTTCCGTGCCATGCAATGCTCCCTCTATGACAACAAGCCTGTCCTGGGCACGCCGGTGCGGTACCGCTGGGTGCCCTTCCATGGAG CCCCCAATGTCTGCGACCTCAactgcctggccatggggcaCAACTTCTACTACACCTTCGGCCGGGTGCTGGACGGCAcccgctgcagccctggctccccGGACCTCTGCGTCGGTGGGCGCTgcctg AGCGTGGGCTGCGATGGGATCCTGGGCTCGGGCACGCGGTCTGACGCCTGCGGCCAGTGCGGTGGTGGCCATGAAATGTGTCTCTTCGTGCACCGCCTCTTCCAGGGCGCGGACCCTTCCTCCG GTTATTTTGGGTACATGAACGTGACCACGATCCCGGCTGGGGCCACCCACATCAAGGTGACAGACAAGAGCCGTAACTACCTCG CCCTGATGACGAGCGATGGGCGCTACGTGCTCAACGGGGACTGGTCCATTGCCTGGCCGGGGCCTTATGAGGTGGCTGGCACCCAGCTGCGCTACACCCGAGCCCCCAACGGCACCGAGAGCCTGGAGGCTCCCGGGCCCACTGATGAGGATCTGCACGTGATG gtcctgctgcaggagcacaaCCCTGGCATCGAGTACGAGTTCTGGCTGCCCCGcaggcacccccagcccagccatggTGATGCCAGCCCCCtgcggcagccccagccccggggggctgggagcccccctccccaggagccCCTGGTCACCCCAGCCCCCGTgccactgccccagcccaggggctcTGCCACGGAGCTGCCACCAAGAAGCCCccctggctggagctgggacGGGGCTGCCGCAG GGCGATGCGGGAGGTGCCGCCCGACCAAGGGACGTTCTCAGCGCATCCGACACTTCTGCCAGAGCGACTTCG TCTTCCAGGGCCGGATCCTGGCGCGGCGCTTGGTAGGGCAGGAGACACGCTACGAGGTGGAGGTGCAAACGCCGTATCGACACCGCTTCCCGCTGGTGCGCCGGGAGTACCTGTGGGTGCCCAACACCTGCGGCTGCCCCCCACTCCGGCAGGGCGGCCAGTACCTGCTGATGGCACGGCGGCACGTCAACTACGAGCACACGCTCAACCGCATCCTGCTGCAGGATGATGGCTACGCCCGGCCGTGGACGCCCCGCGAGGACCGGCTGGTGCGGGAGGCAGCCCGgcactgcccccagccccagccaccctGA